In Paenibacillus hexagrammi, the following are encoded in one genomic region:
- the ltrA gene encoding group II intron reverse transcriptase/maturase codes for MTKTPISLQELRQRIYQKAKSEPTHRFWGLFTHITSITTLHEAYRHAKKNGGAAGTDGQSFADVEKEGVIPFLEGIQEELQTGTYQPQANRKVDIPKANGKMRTLQIPVIRDRVVQGALKLILEAIFEADFCPNSYGFRPKRSPHQALAEVRRSVLRRMTNVIDVDLSRYFDTIRHSILLEKMSKRIQDPQVMHLIKQVIKAAGKIGVPQGGPFSPLASNIYLNEVDWAFDAIRRKTAEGSYEAVNYHRFADDMVITVSGHSSKQGWAELALKRLQEQLKPLGVELNLEKTRMVNVLKGEAFAFLGFDLRRVPNRSGTGYFILMTPKKKARIAVKARIRELIQNGGATPAKDMVKRINAVLAGWVNYFRVGNSSDAFSEVRDYTEMKIRTLLTRRKRRRKRSVGWRRWSNEYLYGVLGLYWDWKVHPLKNVEGYR; via the coding sequence ATGACAAAAACACCCATCAGTCTGCAGGAACTGAGGCAACGGATATATCAAAAGGCGAAGTCTGAACCTACGCATCGGTTCTGGGGTCTATTTACCCACATAACCAGCATAACGACTCTCCATGAAGCGTACCGACATGCGAAGAAAAACGGCGGTGCCGCAGGCACAGACGGACAAAGCTTCGCAGACGTGGAAAAAGAGGGTGTTATCCCGTTTCTCGAAGGCATCCAAGAAGAACTCCAAACGGGAACGTACCAACCTCAAGCCAACCGGAAGGTAGATATACCGAAGGCGAACGGCAAAATGCGAACTTTACAAATTCCCGTAATCCGGGATCGCGTTGTACAAGGTGCTCTAAAATTGATTCTCGAAGCGATCTTTGAAGCTGACTTCTGCCCAAATTCGTATGGATTTCGACCGAAGCGCTCACCTCACCAAGCATTAGCCGAAGTGAGACGAAGTGTACTGCGACGCATGACCAATGTAATCGATGTCGATTTATCCCGATACTTTGATACAATCCGGCACTCGATTCTACTGGAGAAGATGTCGAAGCGCATCCAAGACCCACAAGTGATGCACCTGATCAAACAGGTGATAAAAGCGGCGGGAAAGATCGGCGTACCCCAAGGTGGGCCGTTTTCTCCATTAGCTTCGAATATCTACCTGAATGAGGTAGACTGGGCATTTGATGCCATTCGGCGTAAAACGGCAGAAGGCAGTTACGAAGCGGTCAATTACCATCGATTTGCCGATGATATGGTGATCACCGTAAGCGGACACTCCAGCAAACAAGGGTGGGCTGAACTAGCTCTTAAAAGACTTCAGGAACAGCTGAAACCGTTGGGTGTAGAACTAAATCTGGAGAAAACTCGGATGGTTAACGTCCTGAAAGGCGAGGCATTTGCTTTCCTTGGATTTGACTTAAGGCGAGTACCAAACCGTAGTGGAACTGGATACTTCATCCTCATGACACCGAAGAAGAAAGCACGCATTGCAGTCAAGGCGCGAATCCGCGAGCTAATCCAAAATGGCGGGGCAACCCCGGCAAAAGACATGGTGAAACGGATCAATGCCGTATTAGCTGGATGGGTGAATTATTTTCGGGTTGGCAATTCGAGTGATGCATTTAGCGAGGTGCGTGACTACACGGAGATGAAAATACGAACCTTGCTGACGAGAAGAAAACGGAGAAGAAAGCGTAGTGTCGGATGGCGAAGATGGAGTAATGAGTACCTCTACGGTGTATTGGGACTATATTGGGATTGGAAAGTCCATCCCCTCAAGAACGTAGAAGGATACCGATGA
- a CDS encoding transposase, with amino-acid sequence MSALQKPKFKDLNHSECAGAPILKSLWERFDFSLLLAQSGIMKRNGTPSWLICFLYVVGLVANCSSVTQIAQLADKDALLKRMFQPWKLAQYTLSRFLTKGFAWTTFGKKRVERLQQDPVTALTDGDVVNLDDTHSAHPFAKLLPFLCWLYDHSAKVYVWATNLVVLQAVRKSGLEYPLFFRIWHKPETKGEGLTKIDLAKQMLLMLRESVSCRLWVAMDRWYLCKHFFSFLEENNFDWVTKAKRNTALFRKVIEPGTRRERYVPLTPVMLIREVFKELLGGEASGLTSISIPDIYMKRPYATVNRKGNQVTKQRYVLVAAVVAIRLKEDDQPITDADQEEKGEEPATYKGAYLLISNRHDAPKDVVQTYAKRWRIGVSS; translated from the coding sequence ATGTCAGCGTTACAAAAGCCGAAGTTTAAAGATTTAAATCACAGCGAATGTGCTGGAGCTCCCATTCTGAAAAGTCTGTGGGAGCGTTTTGACTTCTCTTTGTTACTCGCACAATCTGGCATCATGAAACGTAACGGTACTCCGTCTTGGTTAATTTGCTTCCTCTACGTCGTCGGCCTCGTTGCCAATTGCTCTTCCGTTACCCAGATAGCGCAATTGGCCGACAAAGACGCTTTGCTGAAGCGAATGTTTCAGCCTTGGAAGCTTGCACAGTACACGTTAAGTCGCTTTTTAACGAAAGGCTTTGCTTGGACGACTTTTGGAAAAAAGCGTGTTGAGCGCTTGCAGCAGGATCCTGTAACTGCGCTTACTGATGGAGATGTCGTAAATCTCGATGATACCCACAGCGCGCATCCCTTTGCCAAGCTGCTTCCGTTTCTGTGCTGGCTCTATGACCACTCCGCCAAAGTCTATGTATGGGCAACCAATTTGGTTGTTCTACAAGCTGTTCGGAAGAGCGGATTGGAGTATCCGTTGTTTTTCCGGATTTGGCATAAGCCCGAAACAAAAGGAGAAGGCTTGACTAAAATCGATTTGGCCAAGCAAATGCTACTCATGTTGCGGGAATCTGTTTCATGCCGCTTGTGGGTAGCCATGGATCGGTGGTACCTTTGCAAGCATTTCTTCTCGTTCCTGGAGGAGAATAACTTTGATTGGGTCACCAAAGCCAAACGCAACACGGCTCTGTTTCGTAAAGTCATCGAACCCGGCACTCGTCGGGAACGCTATGTACCGCTGACTCCAGTCATGCTGATCCGGGAGGTCTTTAAGGAGCTGTTAGGTGGGGAGGCATCCGGTCTGACCTCCATTTCGATACCGGATATCTACATGAAGCGCCCTTACGCAACCGTGAATCGGAAAGGGAACCAAGTGACCAAGCAGCGGTATGTTCTTGTAGCTGCTGTTGTTGCGATACGTTTGAAAGAAGATGACCAACCGATAACGGATGCTGATCAAGAGGAAAAAGGAGAAGAGCCTGCTACTTACAAAGGCGCTTATTTGTTAATTAGCAATCGCCACGATGCTCCGAAAGACGTGGTTCAGACCTATGCCAAGCGCTGGCGCATTGGCGTGTCCAGTTAA
- a CDS encoding cohesin domain-containing protein: protein MTYSNDSNVKSTITSLLLNSRDTYESYTSPFGLGIMSSSSDHYTPSPESRTSYSGASADGLGYDRTRETGSGAVDQYYPEVADMYNNLETTPEELLVWFHHVPFSYKLKSGKTLIQSLYDSYFDGFHKVTQMVDSWKTLQGKIDQARYDEVLATFNKQVDHAKAWRDSFVTYFQNLSSIQDEQNRSLWPDNWADGVFHEKNGEVAIEAEIAAHNSENSTITARDNDNWNKTVGKFYGALLLGPDDGSKWENVASPSSEVLNAHAPELTYKINFGQTGDYNVWILAKAPDSGSDSILFGLDSTYKAAFTTFTRGNSYNWNQAGKLTISSAGLHDLNLWGREDGIAIDRIYLTANDSNTPPAWPSSNVDVNSLSLDNGTLRPAFSADVTQYKVAVAKDVKDVTITAASVNAGATVTVNGVEGVSQKVDLTGSSTRIPVTVTALDNTQKTYWVTVERPEDVILQGPDQAAKGESFELNYGLESVEQNVYAQDLTFTYDPSQLDYVSAESVYPDEVVIVDKAQTQGEVRFIVATLGQNARLDGNLLKLHWKVKADTQASVSTISLSKAIVADETGHEKDLGSKTYTVQLSQVVIDKTALLALIANAQSKHDAAAEGTGSGQYPAGSKATLQAAIDQAKAIADEISATKEQVEQALSTLNAALQTFMDSVITTNPGDVNGDERYSVGDLAIVAAAYGKTSDDPNWSSYVNCDLNKDGKIDIEDLSAVAMKIFES from the coding sequence ATGACCTACAGTAATGATTCGAATGTCAAGAGTACGATAACATCACTTCTCTTGAATTCTCGTGACACCTACGAAAGCTATACCTCTCCTTTTGGTTTAGGTATCATGAGTTCTTCGAGCGACCACTATACGCCATCGCCTGAAAGCCGAACAAGTTATTCCGGGGCTAGCGCAGATGGCTTGGGTTACGACCGGACCCGTGAGACAGGAAGCGGTGCCGTTGATCAGTATTACCCTGAAGTGGCGGATATGTATAATAACCTGGAGACCACACCTGAAGAGCTCTTAGTCTGGTTCCATCACGTTCCATTCTCGTACAAACTTAAAAGTGGAAAAACACTTATTCAATCCTTGTATGATTCGTATTTCGATGGCTTTCATAAAGTCACACAAATGGTTGATTCATGGAAGACACTGCAAGGGAAGATTGACCAGGCACGATATGATGAAGTGCTCGCTACATTTAATAAACAAGTAGATCATGCAAAAGCATGGAGAGATTCATTTGTTACGTATTTTCAAAATCTATCTAGCATTCAGGATGAACAAAATCGCAGCTTATGGCCGGATAACTGGGCGGACGGCGTATTCCATGAGAAGAATGGAGAAGTAGCGATTGAGGCGGAAATTGCTGCACATAATTCTGAGAATTCAACTATCACCGCACGTGATAACGATAATTGGAACAAGACAGTAGGTAAATTCTACGGAGCCCTGTTACTCGGACCTGATGATGGAAGTAAGTGGGAGAACGTAGCTTCACCCTCATCAGAAGTGCTTAATGCACATGCTCCAGAGCTAACGTATAAAATTAATTTTGGCCAAACGGGCGACTATAATGTCTGGATATTGGCTAAGGCTCCCGACTCCGGCAGTGATTCGATTCTATTTGGCTTGGATTCAACGTATAAGGCTGCATTCACGACATTTACAAGAGGTAATTCTTATAATTGGAACCAAGCAGGTAAACTGACAATTAGCAGTGCCGGATTGCATGACTTGAACCTGTGGGGAAGAGAGGACGGTATCGCAATAGACCGAATCTACTTAACTGCAAATGATTCAAACACACCTCCTGCCTGGCCATCCAGCAACGTGGATGTAAATAGCTTAAGCCTAGATAATGGAACACTTCGTCCTGCCTTTTCAGCTGATGTAACCCAGTATAAGGTAGCGGTAGCGAAAGATGTTAAGGATGTCACGATAACAGCTGCTTCCGTTAATGCAGGCGCAACGGTTACTGTCAATGGAGTAGAGGGAGTGTCGCAAAAGGTTGATTTAACAGGAAGTTCTACTCGTATTCCAGTCACGGTCACAGCACTGGATAACACACAGAAGACTTACTGGGTTACGGTAGAACGGCCTGAAGATGTCATTCTTCAAGGTCCTGACCAAGCGGCTAAAGGCGAATCCTTCGAATTGAATTATGGGCTGGAAAGCGTGGAACAAAATGTTTACGCTCAAGATCTGACATTTACTTACGATCCGAGTCAACTGGACTATGTATCGGCCGAATCCGTGTATCCGGATGAAGTCGTGATCGTCGACAAGGCTCAAACACAAGGAGAAGTCCGTTTCATTGTTGCAACACTTGGACAAAACGCCCGTCTTGACGGCAATCTTTTGAAGCTTCATTGGAAGGTAAAAGCTGATACCCAAGCTTCTGTCTCTACGATTTCATTATCCAAAGCAATCGTTGCCGATGAAACCGGTCATGAGAAGGACCTGGGAAGCAAAACTTACACAGTTCAGCTAAGCCAAGTCGTCATTGACAAGACAGCACTGCTTGCATTAATTGCGAATGCCCAAAGCAAGCATGATGCGGCTGCCGAGGGAACCGGTTCTGGCCAATATCCAGCAGGCTCCAAAGCAACACTGCAGGCAGCTATTGATCAAGCGAAGGCGATAGCGGATGAGATATCTGCAACCAAGGAGCAAGTTGAGCAGGCGTTAAGCACATTGAACGCTGCCCTGCAAACGTTTATGGATTCAGTCATTACAACAAACCCTGGCGATGTGAACGGTGACGAACGCTACTCCGTAGGTGACTTGGCGATCGTTGCAGCAGCCTATGGCAAAACCTCGGATGATCCGAACTGGTCCAGCTATGTGAACTGCGATTTGAACAAAGACGGTAAGATTGACATCGAAGACCTTTCGGCAGTAGCGATGAAAATTTTTGAATCTTAA